One stretch of Zingiber officinale cultivar Zhangliang chromosome 6B, Zo_v1.1, whole genome shotgun sequence DNA includes these proteins:
- the LOC121991304 gene encoding subtilisin-like protease 4 yields MDNEFLATIKLDNSNEFHGENIYQPQGFSSKKYPFMFLGGASTLCLNGSLNDIDMKGKIVLYDHGINERIKKGEIVKQADGAGIVLINAPKDGYSIIADHHALPALHIPYAFRPKIKAYINSSTSSQRPPSSSKAPLPMCPTLRIATLIKKVHPDWSPTTIKSTIMMTTYVKDNTNKPISNERNLPTDLIAVGANHVMPLNVLDPELIYDISPMDYYPYYAAFVYNVSDVRFIIHQKINCSSIKSIPEGELNYLSTIARLSANKARAVTFTRTVANIGEVAETYYAKLGVPEWFLHM; encoded by the exons ATGGACAATGAGTTCTTAGCCACCATAAAGCTCGACAACAGCAATGAGTTCCACGGCGAGAACATCTACCAGCCACAGGGATTCTCATCGAAGAAGTATCCTTTCATGTTCCTTGGTGGCGCTTCCACCTTATGTCTCAATGGTTCCCTTAACGATATCGACATGAAGGGAAAGATTGTGCTCTATGACCATGGCATCAACGAGCGGATCAAGAAGGGGGAAATCGTCAAGCAAGCCGATGGCGCCGGCATAGTGCTTATCAATGCACCAAAAGACGGTTATAGCATTATTGCCGATCACCACGCATTGCCGGCGTTGCACATTCCCTACGCCTTTAGACCTAAGATCAAGGCTTACATCAACTCATCCACGTCCTCCCAACGACCACCATCATCTTCAAAGGCACCATTACCCATGTGCCCCACTCTCCG CATCGCCACCCTCATCAAGAAAGTCCATCCCGATTGGTCGCCCACAACTATCAAATCCACCATAATGATGACGACCTACGTAAAAGATAACACCAACAAGCCCATCTCTAACGAGAGGAACCTTCCAACCGACCTCATCGCGGTGGGAGCCAACCACGTCATGCCTCTAAATGTCCTTGACCCAGAACTCATCTATGACATCTCTCCAATGGACTATTATCCATACTATGCGGCCTTTGTCTACAATGTCTCTGATGTGAGGTTCATCATCCACCAGAAAATCAATTGCTCGTCGATCAAGAGCATCCCAGAAGGAGAGCTCAACTATCTTTCCACCATCGCCCGATTGTCGGCAAATAAGGCAAGGGCAGTGACCTTCACGAGGACCGTGGCCAACATCGGTGAGGTAGCAGAAACTTATTACGCAAAGTTGGGCGTGCCAGAGTGGTTTCTGCACATGTAG